Proteins encoded within one genomic window of Edaphobacter lichenicola:
- a CDS encoding glycoside hydrolase family 35 protein, protein MFAYLKMVSLFVGCCLTTAFYAGAQVPATPHEEGHTFEVQGDHFVLDGKPFRVISGEIHYPRIPQAYWRARLRMAKAMGLNTITTYVFWNEHEPKPGVYDFSGNNDVAEFVREAQQEGLYVILRPGPYVCAEWEWGGYPSWLLKDHSIVVRSSDPKFIGPATQWITRLGQELAPLQIGNGGPIILTQVENEYGSYGKDHAYMEQMRKALVDAGFTKSQLYTADGPEEVPDGSLPELPVGINFGGDGVGSAQNSFATLKKFRPDGLLFNSEYWAGWFDHWGGKHADTSTKDQATNLDWILRQGYSVSIYMFHGGTSFGWMNGANIDGGVYEPDVTSYDYDSVLDESGRPTAKYFAFRDVIAGAAGVTPPPVPEVAATIGVPSVTLAQSASLWKNLPAPIHSEEVLSMEDVDQAYGYILYRTHLKAATGADLVLDQLHSYAQVYLDEKLVGTLDRRLKQDRLSLPATKKNAQLDILVENTGRVNFGRMIGGERAGITKQVTLAGRPLFGWEIFSLRMTAVDNLHYSTKPCDGACFYRGSFELAGVADTFLDTSEFTKGELWLNGQALGRIWNIGPQKTLYAPSPWLRKGRNEIVVFDLQGKMGAVVRGLEKPVLGGGSPELLRVPE, encoded by the coding sequence ATGTTCGCGTATCTCAAGATGGTTTCCTTATTCGTAGGCTGTTGTCTGACCACGGCCTTCTACGCTGGCGCACAAGTACCGGCCACCCCCCATGAGGAGGGACATACGTTTGAGGTGCAGGGCGACCACTTTGTTCTGGACGGGAAGCCGTTTCGTGTTATCTCGGGCGAGATACACTATCCTCGGATTCCGCAAGCCTACTGGCGAGCTCGCCTCAGAATGGCAAAGGCGATGGGGCTGAACACAATTACGACCTATGTCTTCTGGAACGAGCATGAGCCGAAGCCTGGGGTCTACGATTTTTCGGGGAACAACGACGTTGCCGAGTTTGTACGAGAGGCGCAGCAGGAGGGATTGTATGTGATCCTGCGGCCAGGACCTTATGTCTGCGCGGAGTGGGAGTGGGGTGGTTATCCGTCCTGGTTGTTGAAGGATCACAGCATCGTGGTGCGGAGCAGCGATCCGAAGTTCATAGGACCGGCGACGCAATGGATTACGAGACTGGGACAGGAGCTGGCCCCGCTGCAGATTGGTAATGGCGGCCCGATCATCTTGACGCAAGTTGAGAATGAGTATGGCTCCTACGGCAAGGACCACGCGTACATGGAGCAGATGCGTAAAGCATTGGTGGACGCCGGGTTTACGAAGTCACAGCTTTATACAGCGGATGGGCCGGAAGAGGTGCCGGATGGGTCGCTGCCGGAGCTTCCGGTTGGAATTAACTTTGGCGGCGATGGTGTTGGCTCGGCGCAGAATTCTTTTGCGACTCTGAAGAAGTTTCGGCCGGATGGGTTGCTTTTCAATAGCGAGTATTGGGCGGGGTGGTTCGATCACTGGGGCGGCAAGCACGCGGACACCAGTACCAAGGATCAAGCAACGAACCTGGACTGGATCCTGCGGCAGGGGTATTCGGTGAGCATCTACATGTTTCACGGTGGGACTAGCTTTGGCTGGATGAATGGAGCGAATATCGACGGGGGAGTCTATGAGCCGGATGTGACGAGCTATGACTACGACTCAGTTCTGGACGAGAGTGGGCGGCCAACTGCGAAGTATTTTGCGTTTCGCGATGTAATTGCGGGGGCCGCCGGCGTTACTCCGCCTCCCGTGCCGGAGGTAGCTGCGACGATCGGCGTTCCTTCGGTGACGTTGGCGCAATCGGCTTCATTGTGGAAGAACCTGCCGGCACCGATTCATTCGGAAGAGGTGTTGAGCATGGAGGACGTGGACCAAGCGTATGGGTACATTCTTTATCGCACTCATCTGAAGGCTGCTACCGGGGCCGATTTGGTGCTCGATCAACTGCATAGCTACGCGCAGGTTTATCTGGATGAAAAACTGGTGGGTACGCTCGATCGCAGACTGAAGCAGGACCGGCTCTCTCTTCCAGCTACGAAGAAAAACGCTCAGCTCGATATTCTGGTGGAGAATACAGGGCGTGTAAACTTCGGTCGCATGATTGGTGGAGAGCGAGCCGGTATTACGAAGCAGGTGACGCTGGCTGGAAGACCGCTTTTTGGATGGGAGATATTCTCGCTTCGTATGACGGCGGTAGATAATCTTCACTATTCCACGAAGCCTTGTGACGGCGCGTGCTTCTATCGTGGTTCCTTCGAGTTGGCTGGGGTGGCAGACACATTTTTGGACACCAGCGAGTTTACGAAGGGCGAGCTATGGCTGAATGGACAGGCGCTTGGCAGGATATGGAATATCGGACCGCAGAAGACGTTGTATGCTCCCAGCCCATGGCTGAGGAAGGGCCGGAATGAGATTGTAGTGTTTGACCTGCAGGGAAAGATGGGAGCTGTTGTTCGCGGTTTGGAAAAGCCTGTGCTAGGAGGGGGTTCTCCAGAATTGCTGAGAGTGCCCGAGTAG